A region from the Thermodesulfobacteriota bacterium genome encodes:
- the glmS gene encoding glutamine--fructose-6-phosphate transaminase (isomerizing) has protein sequence MCGIVGYIGKRNAVPLLLEGLRRLEYRGYDSAGIAFIENGNVVLRKSLGKLKNLESMLENSFYDTHVGIGHTRWATHGKPSDINSHPHSDCTGKIAVVHNGIIENFSLLKKSLIADGHTLLSETDTEVIAHLIERKLEDGNLLKAITSALSEIKGTYALAIVSSTDPDKIIAARRGSPLVIGKGNGEYILASDLPAILICTKDAIFVKENELVILDKKNGIKIINLENGYNREENIYKIPWDSELAEKSGYPHFMLKEIHEQSQAARNTYSGKINLDNGRIQWDEINLTIEEINNISKIHLVSCGTSWHASLVGKFIIEKIARIPVEVDLASEFRYRDVILDKNVLTIGITQSGETADTLEAMRKAKKVCFKVLSICNVVGSTATRESGGVIYTHAGPEIGVASTKAFTSQVVALYLLALYLGKIRGLMSMIQFREMMDELAAIPEKINLVLAKEREIEHLANLYWKKKSFFFLGRGIMYPIALEGALKLKELSYLHAEGYAGGEMKHGPIALVDRKMVVVSLIPLNSIYEKMLSNIEEVKARDGKVIAISSQGDNEIKDKVDNVFYIPKTNDQLSPLLFNIPLQLFAYHIAKKRGCDIDQPRNLAKSVTVE, from the coding sequence ATGTGCGGAATAGTCGGATATATCGGGAAAAGGAATGCGGTCCCCTTATTATTAGAGGGACTTAGAAGGCTTGAGTACCGTGGTTACGATTCAGCAGGCATTGCATTTATTGAGAATGGCAACGTTGTTTTGAGAAAGAGTCTTGGCAAGTTGAAAAACCTTGAATCCATGCTGGAAAACTCCTTCTACGATACTCATGTGGGAATAGGTCACACACGTTGGGCTACTCATGGAAAACCAAGTGATATAAACTCACATCCACATAGCGACTGCACGGGGAAAATAGCTGTAGTACATAATGGAATAATTGAAAATTTTTCTTTACTAAAAAAATCCCTAATAGCTGACGGTCATACCCTACTTTCGGAGACTGATACGGAAGTAATTGCACATCTTATAGAAAGAAAGCTCGAAGATGGAAATTTATTGAAAGCTATTACATCAGCGTTATCAGAAATTAAGGGAACTTATGCACTTGCAATAGTGAGTAGTACCGATCCTGATAAAATCATAGCAGCGCGACGGGGTAGCCCACTGGTCATCGGCAAGGGAAATGGAGAATATATTCTTGCATCGGATTTGCCGGCGATACTAATATGTACGAAGGATGCTATTTTTGTAAAGGAGAATGAATTGGTAATTCTAGATAAAAAAAATGGCATAAAAATAATCAATCTTGAAAATGGTTACAATAGGGAAGAAAACATATACAAAATCCCTTGGGATTCCGAGCTAGCAGAGAAGAGCGGTTACCCGCATTTTATGCTAAAGGAAATTCATGAGCAATCCCAAGCCGCAAGAAACACCTATTCTGGAAAAATAAATCTAGATAATGGTAGGATTCAATGGGATGAGATAAATCTTACAATCGAGGAGATTAATAATATATCAAAGATTCATTTGGTTTCTTGTGGAACGTCCTGGCACGCCTCACTTGTCGGCAAATTTATTATTGAAAAAATTGCTAGGATTCCTGTAGAGGTTGATCTAGCATCAGAATTTAGGTACCGGGATGTTATCTTGGACAAAAATGTTTTAACGATCGGAATAACTCAGTCTGGTGAAACCGCTGATACTTTGGAAGCTATGAGAAAAGCCAAAAAGGTTTGCTTTAAAGTGCTATCTATATGTAATGTTGTAGGGAGTACGGCCACTAGGGAATCAGGCGGCGTGATATATACCCATGCAGGGCCGGAAATAGGCGTGGCTTCTACTAAAGCATTCACCTCGCAGGTCGTAGCTCTTTATTTACTCGCACTATATCTTGGGAAGATTAGAGGTCTTATGAGTATGATTCAATTCCGTGAGATGATGGATGAATTGGCTGCGATTCCTGAAAAAATTAATCTAGTGCTTGCAAAGGAAAGAGAAATTGAGCATCTAGCAAATCTATATTGGAAGAAAAAGAGTTTTTTCTTTTTGGGAAGAGGAATTATGTATCCAATCGCATTAGAGGGTGCCCTGAAGTTAAAGGAATTATCCTATCTTCATGCTGAAGGTTACGCCGGAGGAGAAATGAAGCACGGTCCGATTGCACTTGTTGACAGGAAAATGGTCGTCGTTTCCCTAATCCCTCTCAACTCAATTTATGAAAAAATGTTGAGCAATATAGAGGAAGTAAAAGCGAGAGATGGCAAGGTGATTGCTATTTCGTCTCAAGGTGATAACGAAATAAAAGATAAGGTTGACAATGTATTTTACATTCCTAAAACTAATGACCAGCTATCACCGCTGTTATTTAACATTCCATTACAACTATTTGCCTATCATATTGCCAAAAAGAGAGGTTGTGACATTGATCAGCCAAGAAATCTGGCTAAGAGTGTTACGGTAGAGTAA
- a CDS encoding response regulator transcription factor — protein sequence MPSYSKIIVASEYALEREAIIKLLTSEKELEIIAQVSSANDIKEILNSAISGDILILDADMSSLDIFEIMKLIKEKSPRLKVLLLTSKYDPERIMGAIFAGCLGYISKNASATELAKSVRALTRSEVWIERKLMSKVILRMSDFYFNTLSSRH from the coding sequence TTGCCAAGTTACTCCAAAATTATCGTAGCCAGTGAGTATGCGTTAGAGCGTGAAGCAATAATTAAACTTTTAACTTCTGAAAAAGAATTAGAAATAATAGCGCAGGTATCATCAGCCAATGATATTAAAGAAATCCTAAATAGTGCAATTTCGGGGGATATCCTTATCCTTGATGCCGATATGAGTAGCTTAGATATATTCGAAATCATGAAGTTGATAAAGGAAAAATCTCCTCGTCTGAAAGTACTATTACTAACAAGTAAATATGATCCGGAAAGAATCATGGGAGCCATCTTTGCAGGTTGCTTAGGATATATTAGTAAAAATGCATCCGCCACAGAATTAGCAAAATCAGTTCGGGCTTTAACGAGATCTGAAGTTTGGATCGAAAGAAAATTGATGTCAAAAGTTATTCTTCGAATGTCTGACTTCTACTTTAATACTTTGTCGAGTCGCCATTAG
- a CDS encoding response regulator transcription factor: MSRLNRTLVACENTLLREGISKILHEDEGIQVVAEACNLLELIQFCEEFQFDILLLDADLQGLKLSKILESIRNKSGCKVILIIGDKFDEDQLIDAILLGVRGYLSKDSNSNQLKSAINFVSDGQHWVKREIMTKALEASSYTPNGRGKRANAPIYNLTKTELKIFKMVLEGHSNKQIARDVFLSEKTVKFHLYKIFRKLAVKNRSELILYGYRKGIVAN, from the coding sequence ATGTCTCGCCTAAATAGAACATTAGTAGCGTGTGAAAATACACTACTGAGAGAGGGAATATCTAAGATACTACATGAGGATGAAGGTATACAAGTTGTAGCTGAGGCGTGTAATTTATTAGAACTGATTCAATTCTGCGAAGAGTTTCAATTTGACATATTGCTGCTTGATGCAGACCTACAAGGATTGAAACTTTCAAAGATTCTGGAGTCGATTAGGAATAAAAGTGGTTGTAAAGTGATATTAATAATTGGCGACAAATTCGATGAGGATCAACTCATAGATGCGATTCTTTTAGGTGTAAGAGGTTATTTATCAAAGGATTCTAATTCAAATCAGCTTAAGTCAGCAATCAATTTTGTATCTGATGGACAACATTGGGTAAAAAGGGAAATAATGACTAAGGCTTTAGAAGCCTCCTCATATACTCCTAATGGTAGAGGGAAAAGGGCAAACGCCCCTATATACAATCTCACTAAAACTGAACTAAAAATATTTAAAATGGTTTTGGAAGGTCACTCCAATAAACAAATCGCTAGAGACGTATTTTTAAGTGAAAAAACAGTAAAGTTTCACTTATATAAAATTTTTAGAAAGCTAGCTGTCAAGAACAGATCTGAGCTCATACTTTATGGTTATCGAAAGGGTATTGTAGCAAATTAA
- a CDS encoding response regulator transcription factor — MIEPDKTRISAKNKKTNIILASNNRLFRDGIAKILKEDKDIEIVSELSNALEVIRGCQEYLFDILLISVNLEGLNLKRILKMVKKKNRGKVLLFIDRQYDEDELVDAISLGLRGYLLRDSNSKQLKEAIDAVSEGQFWIERKIAGKVFDAFLYRRKNRRGSRTGTLYDLTDTELNIVKMVVSGYSNKTIASHMYISEKTVKFHLYKVFKKLSIKSRSQLILHCFRSGMLN, encoded by the coding sequence ATGATAGAACCAGATAAAACTCGTATTTCGGCAAAGAATAAAAAAACCAACATAATTTTAGCCTCAAATAATAGGTTATTTAGGGACGGAATAGCGAAGATACTGAAAGAGGATAAAGACATTGAAATTGTTTCCGAGCTTTCTAATGCTTTAGAAGTGATTCGAGGCTGTCAAGAATATTTATTTGACATATTGTTGATTTCTGTGAATCTAGAAGGCTTAAATCTTAAAAGGATTCTGAAGATGGTAAAGAAGAAAAATAGAGGAAAGGTACTATTGTTCATCGACAGACAGTACGATGAGGATGAACTGGTAGATGCTATATCTTTGGGGTTAAGAGGTTATTTATTAAGGGATTCAAATTCAAAACAACTCAAGGAAGCCATTGATGCCGTAAGTGAAGGACAATTTTGGATAGAAAGAAAGATCGCCGGTAAGGTGTTTGATGCTTTCTTATATCGTCGCAAAAACAGAAGGGGATCACGAACAGGCACATTATATGATCTAACTGATACCGAGCTAAATATCGTAAAAATGGTTGTGAGTGGTTATTCGAATAAAACGATTGCTAGCCATATGTATATCAGTGAAAAGACAGTAAAATTTCATTTGTATAAAGTTTTCAAGAAACTTTCGATAAAGAGCAGGTCTCAGCTAATACTTCATTGTTTTCGCAGTGGAATGTTGAATTAA
- a CDS encoding UpxY family transcription antiterminator — protein MGGGLEDDGVIDLSKENPNWYAVYTKSRHEKLTSKFLVSRGVVTFLPLRSVLSRWKDRKKLITVPLFPSYVFVNILQKDIHNVIYSKGVLRMVGINGVPYPIPNEQIESIEKLVKSDLKYDPYPYVNIGAEAEIKNGPLAGVVGKIIEKRPSKHIVVLSVDLIKRSVSVEVHVHDIELL, from the coding sequence GTGGGGGGGGGGCTGGAAGATGATGGGGTGATTGATTTGAGTAAGGAAAATCCGAATTGGTATGCAGTTTATACTAAAAGTCGTCACGAGAAGTTAACGAGCAAATTTCTCGTGAGCAGGGGTGTTGTAACCTTTTTACCTTTAAGAAGCGTTTTATCCAGGTGGAAAGATCGTAAAAAGTTAATTACCGTACCTCTTTTCCCCTCTTACGTTTTCGTAAATATACTTCAAAAAGATATACATAATGTTATCTATTCAAAGGGCGTATTAAGAATGGTTGGCATAAATGGAGTGCCTTACCCAATTCCTAATGAGCAAATTGAATCCATTGAGAAGCTCGTTAAAAGCGATCTCAAATATGATCCTTACCCCTATGTTAATATCGGAGCAGAGGCCGAAATAAAGAATGGTCCTCTCGCAGGCGTCGTAGGGAAAATTATAGAAAAAAGGCCATCGAAACATATTGTAGTATTATCTGTTGATCTGATTAAAAGGTCTGTAAGCGTTGAAGTTCATGTACATGACATTGAGTTGCTTTAG